From Fusarium musae strain F31 chromosome 8, whole genome shotgun sequence:
ATAAGCCGTAAAGAATGCTGGATGTTCCTCGCACCTGAAAAGAAACAGCGGATGAGAATATCGGCGGTCATGGATTTGAAAGGTATATGGATCCTCCATCTTTTTGCACACATCATTTGAGTTTTGAAGCTTTAAAGTTCCTGTGCAACTCAATGGAAGGTGTCGAGATCAACTCGGACGAGGTGACAGTGCCACAATCGGCGAAGTCGACGTCGCAGCCATTACAGGGTGAAACCCGACTATAGATGCTCCTTGCCGAGCTTCTGGGAGTAATATGTGAACTTATCAAAGTAGAAGAGTTTATGGCTTTGGCCTTGTGTTCGCAAAGGCTCTGGTCTCACGCCATCATATGGATAAAGAGTAGTTATACTCGGTGGAAGAACAAATATTCTTGGGTCAACACTCCGATAATTTGCACTGCCGCGGGACTGCGTGTTCTTCCTAAAGCGCTGCAGCACATACTACCAGAACCGACCTCTAAAGATACGGAGAGGGAATCCGCGCGGACTGGTCGCCGATATGAGATAGAGACAACTCGTGCATCGATTTGGTTCAAGGAATCTGCGGACAGTTATGAGAAAGTACCATTCCCCTACGACTGTTTATACGAAGAGGTTTTCCTCAAGCAGTTTGAAGCGGCATATATTCCCGAAAGACTTCACTCAACCCTGAAAGCTTCTTTGCCACGCCTCAACCTTGAACCTGGAGGCAGTTGGCTTTTGCGCAATCTAACAGATCAAGAGTACATAAGAATGGAAGCTATAGTAACCTCCGATGGCGAGGCTAATATTTCTCTACCAGGACGTCAATGGCTCACTCTTGATATTCTCCTCCTATGGCTCATCAGTTGGAAAGCAGACTacaaaaggaagagaaagaaggccTGGTCTTGGGAGCAGCTCGAAACCTTCATAGGTCCCACTGATCAAGAGCTCTCAGATGTAAGCCAAGACCTATCATTCGGAACAATGTATTACGACTTCTGGCCAATCTGGAATGGCCCTTGGGCATGCCACAGACTAGGCGTTGTAATTGAGACGGGGTTGGATAGTGACTGGAAGGATCGGACTGAGAATATCACGAGATTAGCCCCCAAAATGCTGCGTATGTTCTACGGACGTTCTCTTGCGGCTCAGGGAGAAGAATGGGACTACTGGGAAGAGGCTTTTCGGCAAGGTGGTGACCATTGGGAGTCCAGGCCGTCATCTCCGTTTCTATCGGAGGACTTAGACCTTGACTGGAACAAGCCAAAAGAGAGATTGTCACGGATCAAATTATTTTCAGAAGTTCTCAGAGCGATGTACGTTGATATCAATTTCTTCGTGTGAATAGAGGAGATGTTCCTCAATTTTTGTCTCGTGCTTCATATTAGCATTACCTTCGACTTTGTGCTCCGTATCGACTACTGGATTCGGTAGCTCAACGGGCCTACTACCAATTGATAGGATAGCAAAGTCCAATTACTACTACAATTCCCACATCTCTCCTTAGATAAGTATTATGACTAGAAGGAAACCGGTAGAAGCACTAAAGGAACATGAGATGACCCCCCTCTCCATACACAATATGAGGAGTGTTTTATGAGGTCTGTTTCTTGTGGTGGATATTCGTCCACTTGCTAAACACGCTCGTAAGGACTGTGATGCCACAAGCCGCAATAGTTATTGCAAAAGCAACTTTGATGCCCCACACATAAGCATGCAGTACACCATTCAGCTCAGCGCCGGAGAAGTTTTGTCGGAGGGTCGTGGCACCCGTTTCTGTAACCAATGCTGGATCAACGGTAGGCACAGTGCTGGATAGCTTATGGATGATctggttgatgaagccagATTGCGCAGCGGTGATCAAGAATGTACCACCAATGGTACGAGAAACTGTAAGGGTGAATCGAATGTCAGCAGGTTGCATAAGAAACTGAAGGACAGGGTGACGAAGATATGTAGGGAAAGTATGTACTCACATATAATGATAGAAGTCACAGGAGCCATGTCACTGGGTGCAGCGAAAGCCTGCGAAATGACAACAGGAACCTGGAGACCAACGCCATATCCAAATCCCGCCAGGATCTGATATCCAGCCCATTTGCCCGTCGACGTCCCAATGTCGAGAGTATAGAATAGACCGGCCGCAATGGTGACGATTATCGAACTAACCACCAGATATGGGGCAGCAGTACCCGTCTTTGTAATGGCTTTGCCAGATGCAAATGTCGCAACGCTGAACAGCGCAATGAGCGGAATGTTTCGTACACCTGAGCCGATAGGACTCTGGTTGTCGATGCTCTGGAAGTAGATAGGCAAATAGTAAAGCGTTATGAAGTATGAtccagcaaagaagaagctccatACCGCGTTGACCCAAACGGTCCTTTGGCGAATCAGTCGTGGGGCCAACATTGCACGCTCTCCCAGCCAGAACTCTACTCCTATCAGCACGATAATCATGAGGACGAAACCGACAAGCAACCCGATGACGACGCTTGAGTTCCACGCATGGGTCACACCACCATATTGAAGTGCCAGgagcaaagacaaagacgcGCCCATTACGAGCGCTGTGCCTATGAAGTCCATCTGTAACAGCTTCTCTTTGAGTGTAGCGTCGACGACCTTGACCCCGGCGGGGGtcttgaaggtgaagagaaTAACGAGAATGGCCAGACCACCGATAGGCAAGTTGATGTAAAAGCACCTTTAGAAAGTTCGTTAGTTTGAGTTTGTCCGAGGGTAAAGTCTGTAGCTGCTTCGTAGCCACAATCTCAAGAGAATCTACTTGCCATCTCCAGCTTGCCCCATCTGTAAGTCCTCCACCAATGAGTGGTCCGGCAAAAGCAGCAATACCATACGATAGCCCAATGAAACCCGTATATGTAGCTCTCTTCTCCGGTGCGGCGATGAAAGCAGGGATCGTGTACACTCCAGGGGCAACACCGGAAGCTCCCAAGCCAGCGATAGCACGTCCGACAATCACAGTCGTCGAGTTACGAGCAACCGCACTGATCAGGCTTCCGAGCTCGAAGATAAAGATGGACAACAAGAAGCTTGTTTTGAGAGGAAAGAACTTGTAGATCTTGCCCCAGAGTGACTGGAAGGCTCCAAGGGTGAGGAAGTATGCTGAGCCGTACCACGAGATATCTTGCAGGCGGCCGAACTGATCGGTAATCTTGGGGACAGCAGTTGCGACGATGGTCTTGACCGGTTTCAGCGTTGAAGGTGGGGAGAAGGGGTGCTTGGAATAGTTGATCTTACCTGGTCGAGAGAGCAGAGAGTGATACTAAGCACGAGAGcaagcatgatgaagaacattTCCAAGCCTTGCGGGTACTCGATAGGCTTTTCTGCCTCCATAACAGCCTTTTCCTCATCTCGTTTCGCATCTTCGTCGCGGATTTCTGGCGTTTCTATGCCGTTGGCAGTTGAAGATGTCACAATAGACGGTGGTCTTGACTCGGTAGtctgcttctcctcgtcgACGTCCATGGCTGTCGATTTGTCTGTGGACATATTTGTTTCCTTTCCGATCATGTACTCAGAAGTAGGTAACGTCTGATAGCTGTGTTTCTGTCGTTTGACTATTTGGAAGGACGATCTAAGAGGTAATAGAACTCAAATCGCAGTAAGTTCCAGCAACAAGCCTAACGCGCAAACTTTGACAGATATTATCGCCCGATATATAGAATTATCAATTAATAGAATACTGACTAGAGAATCTCATTACCATCGACTTCACAACGGAGGTAGTTGATACAAACGCCGTGAAGTCGTTAAGTCCGTTAAAGCCGGCCATCATAAAAAAGGGGAATCATTCTGGATAATTTTACCACGCCATTGAAGTGTCAGACTCCATCCATCGATGCTTATATTGATTCAATATTGAGAGCGCGGGCCTTTGTGGACTCATCTTGCATCTCAGTTCTTGTTTGACATGACTCTAGGCGAAGCGCAGAACAAGGATGCTAATAGCAACCAGTACTCAATTTAATATCTCTAGCTCTATAGGTGGCCCTTATTGCTCTCCATATGGTTGATTAAGACACGTACCTGGAAATCAACTGACTGAAAGTAGGGAGAATCCGACTCATGAGCTGTACCGAACAAAAGGAATGACACATAATTCCTTGTCCTCCTGTAAGATATGCAGGGGCTACGATTCAGTAGAACTCCATAACGTTTCCTTGTTGCACACCTGCACCAGACTGAATATTCGTCATAAATGAAGACCCTTCCTGCTCATAGGCTCGAGGTGGCTGGCTAGATGAGACACGCATGCGATTGCCCTGGTTCACATCATGAACAGATTCTATCGTCCCGCCATAGTTTGACCCCTGCTGCCTAGCTAAGAGAGAATGGCCTGCAGGAGGAGTAACCTTCCTGTCAGCATGAATGTACCTCTTCAAGATAGCTTTCGATGTCGCAGCGGCCATCGCAGCAGCATAGTCTTGCCACTCCTTGGTTTTCTCACAATCAGCAAAGTCGGATACCCCTTTGACAATGATGCATGGTAGCTCTTGCCATATTCCCGCGCCCTCCATCTCGAATGCGATGATGTTCTCAGCAGCGGCGATCCGATCACGGTGTTCGGCAGAGACCATGACAGTATCGCCTGAAGCCATGGGCCCGAAGTGGATAGCAGGTCCTTGTATGTCGATAGCATGATCAACTTCTGGTCTCCTCAGAGTCAGTGATTGTGACATTGATCTAGAAGCGCTAATGATCCTTTTTTCTGGCCTTTCGTATCTGCCATGCTGGCCTAGACGAGAGGCAGTCTCTTTGAGTTCCTCAAAATCTGTCACAGACCCTTTCATGAGCCGTCTTTTCCCTAAGACTGTTTGGAGGCTTTCTAGGAAATTGTTGATTTCTTTCGGTaccccatcatcatgacaGGTTTTCTTTCGGACAAACTCATGGTCCTTCTGGTGCCCAAAGTCATATTGAACAATGGTGTCGCTGATAACTACGTCACCCAGCCCAATAACCCTCTCTGTAATTGAAGGGACGGCACCACAAACTCCAACTAGGATTGTGAGGCAAATATTCGGGTAGCTTGTGCGTAGGCTCGTCGCGGCGGTTGCTGAGTTTACCTTTCCCTTGCCTAACAATGCAATCACAACGTTATGCTTATCGATGCGCCCAGTAACGTACATGTTACGATCTCCTTCAGCTTTGCCGAATTgatcaccatcctcatcccagAACTCATCGACTACCATACAGACAGCATCAAACTCAAGGGGAAGGGCGCAAACAAGGGCGACTGGAAAGTCCTCTCGGCTGACAGGTCGCTGGTAGCTGCTCATTTCAAGGAAGATATTCACTCTCTGCCCGTATGTATGGAAAGAGAGGACCGGTTTCGTTCTCGGAGGGCTCCTGATTTTTGTCAAGGTTAAGAGACTCAGTGGTTGGACCAGAAAACTTTTATGTTCTTGATTGAAGGAAGGGTGTATATCCCTAGCCACCTAGATATAGCAGACAACCATGGAGGGTTCTCAGCGTGTCGGGGTCCCCAATTCTCAGAAGTGGCTGTAGGGTCGAAGCAACTCTGAGTGCTCTTTATTATCACCTGCCCCCGCTTCTTCTTTCAGCTGTGCGGGGCCCTCAGCATCCAGATCTTATGCAGGCGGTGTCGTGATCGGCTCAAAATTCACAAGCCTGATTTGGACATCCATGAAACGTGTGGTCAAATCCTTATGTCTGCTGACTTCACTCCGTTTCCCGCAAAGCGAATAACACAAATCTGTTCATCGgcctcggggggcaagaaaacagcaaaCCTTAATCTAgggtgccaaaataaactcatcaaaagcTATCCTAACATTAgactatattacctaagtctttttgtcacttaggatcgaggttctgtgttttctttcctcgccTAGATCGGTCAAAAGCCAACCCTCGAAATTTAAAGAGGGTGTGAGTGCGTCATCAAAAACAAAGCCTTGGTCATTGTCTAGTTTATTGTGTTGGTGATAATTCTTTGTGGCTGCATATATTGTTTCGTGTCTGCAGGCGTTGACCCAATGACAGACCTGGAATCTGCTCTGTGGGCTTGAGGCCATCCTCGGCAACCAGGATTACGCAGGGCAAGCAGTAACCAGGGAGCTAGCACATTTCGCCCACCCATTTCCATGGCTCTCATAACTGTGAAGCGTTCGAATTGAAGAACAGGTTATAACAGGCTAATGGGAGAAATTTCGAGTAAAGTAGGGTTGTAAAGAGTCATCTATGTCTTGTCTGTGCATGGAATTATCCGTGAGGTCATTCCCCAGACTGTGTTCCCGGCGCAAGACGGCTTTGGTGTTGGCCAATCATTTCTCGTAGTTTCTGAGACAGTGCTGGGGGTTTGAAAATGAGGCTGGTTGCTTAGTTGGGCGCTGCGGTCAGTCGGTGTGAGCATCAGACTTTTTTTTCCCACGGCAAACGGCGATTCcagttcttcatcttttGTCCCCCACCTTCGACGTAGCGCATGAACACAAGACGAATCATTCATGATTGGTGATGTCCGGACCATCAAGATTGCACCAGGGTGGTTCGGAGTTTGCGAGCACAGTCACCGGGCATAATGTCGACTTGGGGAACAAGTCATTGACCCGCAGAGACACAGCTCAAACGATCAATAACCACAATTACTATGGATATTCCACAGTTCAGTTTCGAGATCAGGCGCATGAAAATCGCGGAGAAAAGCGAAAGTGTCCCGATGACCAAGGTTGGTTCTCATTACTTCCGCTCGGGAGCCTTCGATATCATGAGTCTAGACTAACCTATGCAAGAACAAGGTAGCCACAGTCAGCCATCAATCGAAGCTCTCCTTCAATCATTAAGGTTCAATCAAATTGATGCTCGTCATGACAATATCAAGAAGGCTCATAGGAAAACATGCAAATGGATCATCAAGAGAGCCGAGTATCTTGACTGGCTGAATCCCAACAAGGTCGATGAACATCATGGCTTTTTATGGATCAAAGGAAAGCCAGGGGCAGGAAAGTCCACTTTGATGAAGTTCATTCTCAGCAATGCCCGACGAAGTATGAAAGACAAAATCatcatctctttcttcttcaatgcACGGGGAGAACAGCTCGAGAAGTCCACCACTGGCATGTACAGGTCCCTGTTACTTCAAATTCTCCAACAGCTTCCGACGCTCCATAGTGCGCTGGATCCTGCACTGGTCTTGGGGATAGGTGAGAACCACGAATGGAACATTGAGGCACTGAGAGCATTATTTGAGCAGACTGTGGAGAGCCTTGGGAGTTTTTCTGTGGTTGTTTTTATTGACGCATTGGATGAATGCGACGAGTCAGAAATCCGAGCCATGGTATCGTCATTCAAGAGTTTGGGTGACTTGAGCGCCGCCGAAGGAATCAGTTTCCAGGTATGCTTGGCAAGCAGACATTATCCTCATATCACGATGCCAAAGAAGATTGAACTAGTTCtggaaggacaagaaggacatgAGCAGGACATCATTTCCTATCTTGACAGCGAGTTGGAAATCGGAGACAGCAAGCTCGCTCAAGAGGTTAGGTCTCAGATCAAAGAAAAGGCGTCCGGTGTCTTTATGTGGGTTGTGCTTGTCGCTGGCATTTTACAGCAAAAGTACGATCAAGGGCGTATACACACTCTGAAACAAACACTTCGAGAGATTCCAGGAGATCTTCACGAGCTATTTCGAGATATTCTTACGCGAGATGATGTCAACAAGGATGAATTGCTGCTATGCATCCAATGGGTTCTTTTCGCACGAAATCCGCTCAAGCCAGAACAACTTTATTTCGCGATTCGCTCACACGCCGAATGCAGCATTTGTAAGTGGGATCGAGACGAAATTGGAGAAGCTGCCATTGGTAACTTCATTTTGAGCTCCTCTAAAGGCCTTGCTGAAGTCACGCGGGTGAAAAAGGACCCTACAGTTCAATTCATTCATGAGTCAGTCAGAGATTTTCTGCTCAAAGAAAATGGCCTCAGAGTCATCCTGGAGACGGGAGGGGATATTGGTGCAGAGATTCATGATCAGTTGAAGAGGTGTTGCTACAAGTATACGCAATCTTACACGGAAGAGAATGGCTTACCAGAAAGTGATTCTAAGGATCATCTCTCCGAAGCCTGTGTTGTCGCAGACCTCGAGTTTCCTTTTCTGCGGTATGCCGTACAGAATGTTCTTTATCATGCAAATGCAGCAGAAGAGGGACATATTAGCCAGACCAAGTTCTTGGAAACCTTCCAACTTGCAAGATGGATTCAACACAATAATGTCTTCCAGGACAAAGATGTGCGTCGACATACCACCAGTGCAAGCCTTTTATACCTCCTAGCTGAATATGGCTTTGGGAGCCTCATAGAGAGCCACCAACAAAATCAGTCCTGCTTTGACATCGAAGGTGAGCGATATGGCGCTCCTATCCTTGCAGCAATGGCTGCGGGTATCCGACCCACAATCTGGAGGCTTCTCAAAAGGGAGATACGTGAAGAGCCTGCGACTTCACATTTACACTCCTTATGCAATGAATACGACATcgaaaagaaagtaaagCACGGACTTGGGCGCAACTTCAAATTTAACCCAAAATCAGGTCTTCTTTACTATGTCTTACGAGATGGCGACCTCATTGCGGCTTCAGTAGCTATTGCTTCCTCCAAGCCATACACACAAATAAACTTCCGAACTTCCCGTGGCGAGACACCATTTTCAGTTGCCAATCAGCATAGTCATGATATTTCTGTTCCGTTTCGATTCCTGCTTGAGAATGGAGCCGACGTTGAAAACGGAGATGAGCTCCGGCGGACACCGCTTTGTCTTGCTGCTGCAAATGGAAACACCGCTGCTGTAGGTCTCCTACTTGAAAAAGGCGCTAATATTGAACATACTTGCAGTGGCGGCAAGACACCACTTATGTATGCTGCAGCTGAAGGCACCGAAGAATGCATGCGATTGCTGCTCTCGGGCGGAGCAAGTGTTGCTGTAACGGATAACAGGCTACAAACAGCACTTTTCGGGGCCGTATGTAGCCAAATCGAGTCCGAAGCCAAGGTGCATTTGCTAATTGGCCAGGGCGTCGATGTTTCCGCAACTGACAACGATGGTTACACAGCCCTGACGTGGTCGTTGAAGCAAGGGAAGGCCACGAAATCAATTGTACAGATGTTGCTCTCTCGGGGCGATACAGTCAAGAGAACCGATCTATTGGGAAGAACGCCATTGATGTTTGCTTTGAACAACGACCTTTCAATCATGAAGCAGCTTATAGATGAGGGTGGCGACATTAATGCAATTGACACTCGAGGGCAGAGCGCCCTGTTACTAGCAGTCAGGTTCAAGTTAGAGGGTCATGCACGCATTTTAATAGATAGCGGCGCCTGTACTGATATCTCGGACACATACAACCAACGCACAGCTCTCTCGTACGCTGTTAGCACGCAGTATTACGATACCCACACCGCCCCACCAGGCCAACCAGATATAGCGTTATCATTTCATGGTCACTATCTGCCTCCAAGCATAGCAGAAGCGCTTCTGGTTCAGGGTGCGAAAGTTGATAAAGACGATATAAATGGTAGAACGCCACTATCACATGCAGCAGATATTGGTGGCAGTGCAGACTTTGTCTCGCTATTGCTTTCCCATGGGGCTACTAAGTTCTTGCTTTCTCATGGGGCAGATGTTCATCACGCAGATAACAGTGGCAGGACGCCGCTCTCATATGCGGTTGATCATAACTATATGGCTACTAAGTTACTGCTTGACCATGGGGCAGATGTTCATCACGCAGATAACAGTGGCAGGACGCCGCTCTCATATGTTGCTTCGAGCGGTCACATCCATGCTGTGCATATTGCGCGTCTTCTTCTAGATCGAGGAGCAATTCCTGATAAGGTTGATAAAGCTGAAAAGACCGCTCTTTCATATGCTACGACTGACGAAATGCGGGACTTGCTATCGAAATACCCttagactttaatataactaggAACTTTGTCAGGTTCATTATATTGTTATACTGAATGTTATGAGAAATAGGGGACTTTCAATGGACTGTTGATCACTATGGGTATCGCAATCATAAGAACTATCATTGAAACGCTGTCATGCTGGCAGGTGGTCACGCTACTACACGGGCTGCGCTATGCTCTGTGGCTAAAGTGCATTCAAAAGACCTTCCATATTTAAAGCAGACTGCATCTATCCCCACATAGACCACCACATGAACCACGCGGGCGAGGACCTGAGACAGGGTGTTATGCACTTGGTTGAAGATTTACAAGGATTAACCAGCAGTGTGACCAGATCGAGCAAATGAAATGGGAAAGACCTCTGTGTGCCGCCCGTTAGTCCTGCAACGGGAACGAGCCGGAATCCTCTCTAGGCAGTCCTCATTACCTTCGATAGCAGCCTGAAGTTGGATTTCTGAG
This genomic window contains:
- a CDS encoding hypothetical protein (EggNog:ENOG41), which gives rise to MDIPQFSFEIRRMKIAEKSESVPMTKPSIEALLQSLRFNQIDARHDNIKKAHRKTCKWIIKRAEYLDWLNPNKVDEHHGFLWIKGKPGAGKSTLMKFILSNARRSMKDKIIISFFFNARGEQLEKSTTGMYRSLLLQILQQLPTLHSALDPALVLGIGENHEWNIEALRALFEQTVESLGSFSVVVFIDALDECDESEIRAMVSSFKSLGDLSAAEGISFQVCLASRHYPHITMPKKIELVLEGQEGHEQDIISYLDSELEIGDSKLAQEVRSQIKEKASGVFMWVVLVAGILQQKYDQGRIHTLKQTLREIPGDLHELFRDILTRDDVNKDELLLCIQWVLFARNPLKPEQLYFAIRSHAECSICKWDRDEIGEAAIGNFILSSSKGLAEVTRVKKDPTVQFIHESVRDFLLKENGLRVILETGGDIGAEIHDQLKRCCYKYTQSYTEENGLPESDSKDHLSEACVVADLEFPFLRYAVQNVLYHANAAEEGHISQTKFLETFQLARWIQHNNVFQDKDVRRHTTSASLLYLLAEYGFGSLIESHQQNQSCFDIEGERYGAPILAAMAAGIRPTIWRLLKREIREEPATSHLHSLCNEYDIEKKVKHGLGRNFKFNPKSGLLYYVLRDGDLIAASVAIASSKPYTQINFRTSRGETPFSVANQHSHDISVPFRFLLENGADVENGDELRRTPLCLAAANGNTAAVGLLLEKGANIEHTCSGGKTPLMYAAAEGTEECMRLLLSGGASVAVTDNRLQTALFGAVCSQIESEAKVHLLIGQGVDVSATDNDGYTALTWSLKQGKATKSIVQMLLSRGDTVKRTDLLGRTPLMFALNNDLSIMKQLIDEGGDINAIDTRGQSALLLAVRFKLEGHARILIDSGACTDISDTYNQRTALSYAVSTQYYDTHTAPPGQPDIALSFHGHYLPPSIAEALLVQGAKVDKDDINGRTPLSHAADIGGSADFVSLLLSHGATKFLLSHGADVHHADNSGRTPLSYAVDHNYMATKLLLDHGADVHHADNSGRTPLSYVASSGHIHAVHIARLLLDRGAIPDKVDKAEKTALSYATTDEMRDLLSKYP
- a CDS encoding hypothetical protein (EggNog:ENOG41), which produces MDVDEEKQTTESRPPSIVTSSTANGIETPEIRDEDAKRDEEKAVMEAEKPIEYPQGLEMFFIMLALVLSITLCSLDQHPFSPPSTLKPVKTIVATAVPKITDQFGRLQDISWYGSAYFLTLGAFQSLWGKIYKFFPLKTSFLLSIFIFELGSLISAVARNSTTVIVGRAIAGLGASGVAPGVYTIPAFIAAPEKRATYTGFIGLSCFYINLPIGGLAILVILFTFKTPAGVKVVDATLKEKLLQMDFIGTALVMGASLSLLLALQYGGVTHAWNSSVVIGLLVGFVLMIIVLIGVEFWLGERAMLAPRLIRQRTVWVNAVWSFFFAGSYFITLYYLPIYFQSIDNQSPIGSGVRNIPLIALFSVATFASGKAITKTGTAAPYLVVSSIIVTIAAGLFYTLDIGTSTGKWAGYQILAGFGYGVGLQVPVVISQAFAAPSDMAPVTSIIIFSRTIGGTFLITAAQSGFINQIIHKLSSTVPTVDPALVTETGATTLRQNFSGAELNGVLHAYVWGIKVAFAITIAACGITVLTSVFSKWTNIHHKKQTS